GAGCCCGTTGCTTCGGTGATCGATGCGCTTGCAAAAGAGCTAAATCTGAAATTCAAGAGCACGGATACCAGCCCAGATTTATATGACTTTCTGAAACGTGCCATCGATCAGGGTCAGCAAAAAGAAGAACCTTTTAAGCCGCTGGTGCTGTTCCTGGATCAGTTCGAAGAGTTTTTTATCGTATTTCGAGATAAACCTGAGCTGCGGCAGGAATTTATCGAGCAGTTGGCCAAAATAAGATATGATGTGCAGATGCCGGTTTTTGTGGTGCTCTCCCTGCGGGAAGACTATTTCGTCAACCTGCACGAGTGCCGACAATCCATTCCCTGTCTTTTTCAGAATAACGCAACCATT
This genomic interval from candidate division KSB1 bacterium contains the following:
- a CDS encoding ATP-binding protein, whose translation is MSRAPYKYLDYYTYADADLYFGREKEIQRMVGEILSSRLLVLFSPSGSGKTSLINAGVRPALENIGYKTIYVRLKSEPVASVIDALAKELNLKFKSTDTSPDLYDFLKRAIDQGQQKEEPFKPLVLFLDQFEEFFIVFRDKPELRQEFIEQLAKIRYDVQMPVFVVLSLREDYFVNLHECRQSIPCLFQNNATI